The following are encoded together in the Gloeomargarita sp. SRBZ-1_bins_9 genome:
- a CDS encoding proton-conducting transporter membrane subunit produces MNTGTILWLGGAFFLAFLTYLLPGLARFFSVLGAAGSLGYGVALLGGQAPVSLHLLDHFGVSLLLDEQAAFFVLTNALVTLAVTFATWNTQTPFFCAQLLILHGSLNVAFAVTDGVSLYVALEVVAIAAFLLMTITGQERLIWVGLRYLFVSNVAMLFYLVGAVLVYEAQGSFAWQGLRGAPPEAKALLVLGLLVKGGVFLLGFWLPMTHAEVAAPVSALLSGVVVKAPLLALVRMGGVAPELEALVR; encoded by the coding sequence ATGAATACGGGAACGATTCTCTGGCTTGGGGGGGCGTTTTTCCTGGCCTTTTTGACCTATTTGCTCCCGGGGTTGGCGCGGTTTTTTAGTGTTTTGGGGGCGGCTGGGTCCCTGGGGTATGGGGTGGCTCTGCTGGGAGGACAGGCACCGGTATCCCTGCATTTGCTGGATCACTTTGGGGTGAGTTTGTTGCTGGATGAGCAGGCGGCGTTTTTTGTCCTGACCAATGCCCTGGTGACCCTGGCGGTGACCTTTGCAACCTGGAATACCCAAACGCCCTTTTTTTGCGCCCAGTTGCTGATCCTGCACGGCAGTTTGAATGTGGCGTTTGCGGTGACGGATGGGGTGAGCTTGTATGTGGCCCTGGAGGTGGTGGCGATTGCGGCGTTTTTGCTGATGACGATTACGGGCCAGGAACGGTTGATCTGGGTGGGGCTGCGCTATTTGTTTGTCAGCAACGTGGCCATGCTGTTTTACCTGGTGGGGGCGGTGTTGGTGTACGAGGCCCAGGGTTCGTTTGCTTGGCAAGGGTTGCGGGGGGCGCCCCCGGAGGCGAAGGCGCTGCTGGTGCTGGGGTTGCTGGTCAAGGGGGGGGTGTTCTTGCTGGGGTTCTGGTTGCCCATGACCCACGCGGAGGTGGCGGCGCCGGTGTCGGCTCTGTTGTCGGGGGTGGTGGTTAAGGCGCCGTTGCTGGCTTTGGTGCGCATGGGGGGGGTAGCCCCGGAACTGGAGGCTCTGGTGCGG
- a CDS encoding NADH-quinone oxidoreductase subunit K, with amino-acid sequence MLEACVFATVLLGFGGILLKRNLLMKTIAMDVMSTGVVAYYVVAAAQKGVFTPIFTPGRAVQYADPVPQGVILTAIVIGLSIQALMLVAVMKLARDFPTLEVGDIESHYRP; translated from the coding sequence ATGTTGGAGGCCTGTGTGTTTGCCACGGTCCTGTTGGGTTTTGGGGGTATCCTGCTCAAGCGCAATTTGCTCATGAAAACCATCGCCATGGATGTGATGAGTACGGGGGTGGTGGCGTATTACGTGGTGGCGGCGGCCCAAAAGGGGGTTTTTACACCTATCTTTACGCCGGGACGGGCGGTGCAGTACGCTGACCCGGTGCCCCAGGGAGTGATTTTGACGGCGATTGTGATTGGGCTTTCGATTCAGGCGCTGATGCTGGTGGCGGTGATGAAATTGGCGCGGGATTTTCCCACGTTGGAGGTGGGGGACATCGAAAGCCATTACCGCCCATGA
- a CDS encoding SulP family inorganic anion transporter encodes MAITNQIHLGNLRADILGGITTAIVSIPLALTFGVAAVRNPVAGLYGAVCVGFFAALFGGTPTLISEPTGPMTVVMTTIVASLTAANPENGLAMAFTVVMLAGIFQVILGLFKLGKYITLMPYSVISGFMSGIGVILIILQIGPFLGQETPKGGVIGTLKALPDLLRNIDPNEVFLAALALAIIFLTPNRWKRFVPPQLLALIVGTGVSLLFFQDADIRVIGEIPVGWPTLTRPTFTLGQMGTIFVDAVMLAILGCIDTLLTAVIADSLTRTEHDSNKELIGQGIGNFVSGLCGGLPGAGATMGTVVNIQTGAKTAISGMTRALVLLAIVAGAAPLMKDIPMAVLAGIAVKVGIDILDWSFLKRAHVVSWRAALIMYTVLALTVLVDLIVAVFVGVFIANMLTIERLSELQSKEVKTITDADDAIPLTPEEKALLAQAQGQVLLFYLSGPMIFGVARAIAREHAAMQNVGAIILDLTDVPMLGVTACLAIENMVVEALEKGRVVYIVGAAGRTRNRLQKFGLLDRLPLDHLVSDRKLALQKALVELNLPTAVEAA; translated from the coding sequence ATGGCCATCACCAACCAGATACATTTAGGCAATTTGCGGGCGGATATTTTGGGGGGAATCACAACGGCGATTGTTTCGATTCCCTTGGCGCTCACCTTTGGGGTGGCGGCGGTGCGCAATCCGGTGGCGGGTCTGTACGGGGCGGTCTGTGTGGGTTTTTTTGCGGCGCTGTTTGGGGGGACACCGACGCTGATTTCGGAACCCACCGGACCGATGACGGTCGTTATGACAACCATTGTGGCCAGTTTGACGGCGGCTAACCCGGAAAACGGTCTGGCGATGGCCTTTACGGTGGTGATGCTGGCGGGGATTTTTCAGGTGATTTTGGGCCTGTTTAAGTTGGGAAAATACATCACCCTGATGCCCTATAGCGTGATTTCGGGGTTCATGTCGGGAATTGGGGTGATTTTAATCATTTTGCAAATCGGGCCATTTTTGGGTCAGGAGACACCTAAGGGGGGAGTTATCGGCACGCTTAAGGCGCTCCCAGACTTGCTGCGCAATATTGACCCCAATGAGGTGTTTCTGGCAGCGTTGGCCCTGGCGATTATTTTTTTGACACCTAACCGGTGGAAGCGTTTTGTGCCCCCCCAATTGTTGGCGCTGATTGTCGGTACAGGGGTGTCGTTGCTGTTTTTCCAGGATGCGGATATTCGGGTGATCGGGGAGATTCCGGTAGGATGGCCCACTTTGACGCGCCCAACCTTTACCCTGGGGCAGATGGGCACGATTTTCGTGGATGCGGTTATGCTGGCTATCCTGGGTTGTATTGATACGCTGTTGACGGCGGTGATTGCCGATAGTTTGACCCGCACGGAGCATGATTCCAATAAGGAGTTAATCGGGCAGGGAATTGGCAATTTTGTTTCGGGATTGTGTGGGGGATTGCCAGGGGCGGGGGCGACGATGGGAACGGTGGTGAATATCCAAACGGGGGCGAAAACGGCCATTTCTGGGATGACGCGGGCGTTGGTGCTCTTGGCCATCGTGGCGGGGGCGGCGCCTTTGATGAAAGACATCCCAATGGCGGTGTTGGCGGGTATTGCGGTGAAGGTGGGGATCGATATTTTGGATTGGAGTTTCTTGAAGCGGGCGCATGTGGTGTCGTGGCGGGCAGCGCTGATTATGTACACGGTGCTGGCGTTGACGGTGTTGGTGGATTTGATCGTGGCGGTGTTTGTGGGGGTGTTTATTGCCAATATGCTGACGATTGAGCGCCTGTCGGAGTTGCAATCAAAAGAGGTGAAAACGATTACGGATGCGGATGATGCGATTCCCTTAACTCCGGAGGAGAAGGCGTTGCTGGCCCAGGCGCAGGGGCAGGTGCTGCTTTTTTATCTCAGCGGGCCGATGATTTTTGGGGTGGCGAGGGCCATTGCCCGGGAACATGCGGCGATGCAGAATGTGGGGGCGATTATTTTGGATTTGACGGATGTGCCGATGCTGGGGGTGACGGCCTGTTTGGCGATTGAGAATATGGTGGTGGAGGCGCTGGAAAAAGGGCGGGTGGTCTATATCGTGGGGGCGGCGGGGCGGACGCGCAATCGCCTGCAAAAGTTTGGGCTGCTGGACCGATTACCCCTCGACCACCTGGTGAGCGACCGCAAGTTGGCCCTGCAAAAGGCGCTGGTGGAATTGAACCTACCCACGGCGGTGGAGGCGGCTTAA